In the Cololabis saira isolate AMF1-May2022 chromosome 7, fColSai1.1, whole genome shotgun sequence genome, one interval contains:
- the clcf1 gene encoding uncharacterized protein clcf1, giving the protein MQSSRAECSAFNPALWSLLPLAETSCSVCRSINHCFGVFDFSAVNHLLALLVAAAVVRRAHPSRSLASERNSIESTYELTKYLEYQLKEIKDVYLTYLGPPFNEKDFSPPRPNSTALTLPSAATRLELWHGLENQARLAQNQRAYSILLTAVRELARSTLCPSLKTSLLQFCTGLDGLLGSISALMTTLGYSSQSANMGDIAGELQYLQRGTGGNRPAPLMSQSLYRSRAGSRTESGQRGSQRKSGAKVIRGEREDGVRVDLVTRKKGKEGKRADVATSGGRSSGVRERGRGERGRRDKREEPERSGMNVSEKETAGIEEEAVERWGKRRLLSIDEDGGEQDRELGFRLEVSYLGAGGAIHQIQTDNSNQFSFNLNSHHFDTLREEDGFILEKSRSLLVNEEKQPDIEVISSFSHLQQRRAPRSLLSASLQPPVPTISLLYQFEGGEDHSLLPQTVPLSLSGGTSLLSPPSSLLSVRPTMNDFARKVEGFWILRELQSWLWRSAKDFNRLKRKLRA; this is encoded by the exons AAACATCTTGCAGTGTCTGTCGGAGTATTAATcattgttttggggtttttgatTTCTCTGCAGTTAATCACCTGCTGGCGTTGCTCGTGGCTGCTGCCGTGGTGCGGCGTGCCCATCCTTCCCGCAGCTTGGCCAGTGAGAGGAATTCTATTGAAAGTACTTATGAGCTGACCAAATATCTGGAGTACCAGCTCAAGGAGATCAAAGATGTATAT CTGACCTACCTAGGTCCACCTTTCAATGAAAAAGACTTCTCCCCTCCTCGGCCCAACAGCACCGCTCTGACTCTGCCGAGTGCCGCCACTCGGCTGGAACTCTGGCACGGCCTGGAAAACCAAGCACggctggcccagaaccagaggGCTTACTCCATCCTGCTGACAGCCGTCAGGGAGCTGGCCCGCTCAACTCTGTGCCCCTCCCTCAAGACCTCcctgctgcagttctgcacaGGTTTGGATGGGCTGCTGGGCTCAATTTCTGCCCTGATGACCACCCTGGGTTACTCATCTCAGTCTGCAAACATGGGAGACATAGCTGGCGAGCTGCAGTACCTGCAGAGGGGCACAGGGGGCAACCGACCAGCACCGCTCATGAGCCAGAGCCTGTACAGATCCAGAGCCGGCTCAAGAACAGAGTCCGGCCAGCGTGGCAGTCAAAGAAAGAGTGGGGCGAAGGTGATCAGAGGAGAGAGGGAAGACGGTGTCCGTGTGGACCTGGTGACGAGAAAGAAAGGGAAAGAGGGGAAGAGAGCAGATGTTGCCACATCTGGAGGAAGGAGTAGTGGGGTGAGGGAGAGGggaagaggagaaagaggaagaagagataAGAGGGAAGAGCCTGAGAGAAGTGGGATGAATGTCAGTGAAAAGGAGACGGCAGGGATAGAGGAAGAGGCCGTGGAAAGATGGGGGAAGAGAAGGTTGCTGAGTATCGATGAGGATGGAGGGGAACAGGACAGGGAGCTGGGATTCAGGCTGGAAGTGTCTTATCTGGGCGCGGGAGGAGCAATACACCAAATACAAACAGACAACAGCAACCAGttcagcttcaacttgaacTCACATCACTTTGACACACTCAGAGAAGAAGATGGATTTATTTTAGAAAAAAGCAGAAGTTTATTGGTGAATGAGGAGAAGCAACCGGATATAGAGGTCATCTCCTCTTTCTCCCATCTTCAGCAGCGTCGAGCTCCTCGCTCCCTCCTGTCCGCCTCCCTTCAGCCTCCTGTGCCCACCATCTCTCTCCTGTACCAGTTTGAAGGAGGTGAAGACcactccctcctccctcagacTGTCCCCCTTTCTCTCTCAGGGGGCACCTCCCTCCTCTCACCTCCCTCCTCACTCCTGTCAGTGCGGCCGACCATGAACGATTTCGCCAGGAAGGTTGAGGGATTCTGGATACTgagagagctgcagagctggttGTGGAGATCAGCGAAGGACTTTAACCGCCTCAAGAGGAAACTCAGAGCCTGA